A window of the Microbacterium sp. AZCO genome harbors these coding sequences:
- a CDS encoding GPR1/FUN34/YaaH family transporter gives MTDGTTNIAITDAIRVPHRGGLRVADPGLIGLLGFVLATLTAQLAHLGLQDDAPVFWVGAVFGGVVQVTAGMLSYFAGDNFHFIVYNAFGWYWIVVPGFLLGEELGFFEVTAQARGLFSLTFALLALLFAPAGAVHNTVLPVTLLCVSAGLGLQSIAAFTDAEGTASMGSVILLIAAALAAYMLVEKFYWRTMGRRVVPLGPPWITGDPNPES, from the coding sequence ATGACCGACGGCACGACGAACATCGCCATCACGGATGCCATCCGCGTGCCGCATCGCGGCGGGCTGCGCGTCGCCGACCCGGGCCTCATCGGGCTCCTCGGGTTCGTCCTCGCGACGCTCACGGCGCAGCTCGCGCACCTGGGGCTTCAGGACGACGCGCCGGTGTTCTGGGTGGGCGCCGTCTTCGGCGGCGTCGTGCAGGTGACGGCGGGCATGCTGTCGTACTTCGCGGGCGACAACTTCCACTTCATCGTCTACAACGCGTTCGGGTGGTACTGGATCGTCGTCCCGGGCTTCCTGCTCGGCGAGGAGCTGGGATTCTTCGAGGTGACGGCACAGGCCCGGGGCCTGTTCTCGCTGACCTTCGCCCTCCTCGCGCTCCTGTTCGCCCCGGCGGGCGCGGTGCACAACACGGTGCTGCCGGTGACTCTCCTCTGCGTCTCCGCGGGGCTCGGCCTGCAGTCGATCGCGGCCTTCACCGACGCGGAGGGCACGGCGAGCATGGGGTCGGTCATCCTCCTCATCGCCGCGGCCCTCGCGGCGTACATGCTCGTCGAGAAGTTCTACTGGCGGACGATGGGCCGGCGCGTCGTGCCGCTCGGGCCGCCGTGGATCACGGGAGACCCGAACCCGGAATCCTGA
- the nusA gene encoding transcription termination factor NusA, which yields MDIDLGLLRTIEREKEIPFDELVRIIEQAILTAYAKHSSPTGELPEGARAQLDRKTGHVAIFVPLTDDEGAVIGEEETTPDDFGRIAAFAAKQVISQRLRDIADDAVLGEFRGKEGDIVAGVVQQGPNPRMVHVDLGSVEAILPPEEQVPSEDYAHGARLRVYVTSVAKGTKGPAITVSRTHPGLVRKLFALEVPEIASGLVEIVSLAREAGHRTKIAVKANDPTINAKGACIGELGRRVRAVTEELGGEKIDIVDYDPELAKFVANALSPAKVTSSFVLDAGSKAVRALVPDYQLSLAIGKEGQNARLAAKLTGAKIDIQPDSILEDA from the coding sequence GTGGACATCGATCTGGGACTGCTGAGGACGATCGAGCGTGAGAAGGAGATCCCCTTCGACGAGCTCGTCCGCATCATCGAGCAGGCGATCCTGACCGCCTACGCCAAGCACAGCTCGCCCACAGGCGAACTCCCCGAGGGCGCTCGCGCGCAGCTCGACCGCAAGACCGGTCACGTCGCGATCTTCGTCCCCCTCACCGACGACGAGGGCGCCGTGATCGGCGAGGAGGAGACCACTCCCGACGACTTCGGCCGCATCGCCGCGTTCGCCGCGAAGCAGGTCATCAGCCAGCGCCTGCGCGACATCGCCGACGACGCCGTGCTCGGCGAGTTCCGCGGCAAGGAGGGCGACATCGTCGCCGGCGTCGTGCAGCAGGGCCCGAACCCGCGCATGGTGCACGTCGACCTGGGCTCCGTCGAGGCGATCCTGCCCCCCGAGGAGCAGGTGCCGAGCGAGGACTACGCGCACGGCGCGCGCCTGCGTGTCTACGTGACGTCGGTCGCGAAGGGCACGAAGGGCCCCGCGATCACCGTCTCCCGCACCCACCCGGGCCTCGTGCGCAAGCTCTTCGCGCTCGAGGTGCCCGAGATCGCGTCGGGACTCGTCGAGATCGTGTCCCTCGCCCGCGAGGCCGGCCACCGCACGAAGATCGCCGTCAAGGCGAACGACCCGACCATCAATGCCAAGGGCGCCTGCATCGGCGAGCTCGGCCGTCGCGTCCGCGCGGTGACGGAGGAGCTCGGCGGAGAGAAGATCGACATCGTCGACTACGACCCCGAGCTCGCGAAGTTCGTCGCGAACGCGCTGTCGCCCGCGAAGGTGACGTCGAGCTTCGTGCTGGATGCCGGCAGCAAGGCCGTGCGCGCGCTCGTCCCGGACTACCAGCTTTCGCTCGCGATCGGCAAGGAGGGCCAGAATGCCCGCCTCGCCGCGAAGCTCACCGGCGCCAAGATCGACATCCAGCCGGATTCGATCCTGGAAGACGCCTGA
- a CDS encoding YlxR family protein — protein sequence MEPVRTCVGCRTRASRSALLRVVAIDSVLVADERAVMPGRGAWVHETSECMDAALRRRAFVRALRVSGPLDTQTIEKRLNGYGNKVNGSK from the coding sequence ATGGAACCTGTACGAACGTGCGTCGGATGCCGCACGCGTGCTTCCCGCTCCGCTCTGCTCAGGGTGGTCGCCATCGATTCCGTCCTCGTCGCAGACGAGCGCGCGGTCATGCCGGGGAGGGGCGCGTGGGTGCACGAGACGAGCGAGTGCATGGATGCCGCCCTTCGGCGCCGCGCCTTCGTACGGGCACTCCGTGTGTCAGGCCCGCTTGACACGCAGACCATCGAGAAACGGCTGAACGGCTATGGAAACAAAGTGAACGGCTCGAAATGA
- the infB gene encoding translation initiation factor IF-2, which translates to MANAKPRVHEIASELGVDSKVALAKLKELGEFVKSPSSTIEPPVARKLRAALEADGAAAPAAAEQKPAHSARPAGRPGPVRPAAPAAPSTSGPRPSAPAPAPAPAPAAPAKPAAAAAPAAPAPAAAAPAPAAAAAPPPAPAAPKAPEAPAASTPAPAAPGAPKPGGAPKPGGATPQPPRPGGAPRPGNNPFASSQGMGQRPAGPRPGNNPFASAQGMGQRPTPGNIPRPQAPRPGSPRPGAPRPGGAGRPGGGGRPGAPFQQRPGGPGRPGGAGGGFQRPGGAPGAGAPGGFAGRPAGGGGRGRGPGGGTAGAFGKGGGKSKQRKSRRAKRQEFEMRSAPVVGGVNVQKGNGEIIRLRRGASIADFADKLEALRGYTVQPGTLVTILFNLGEMATATESLDEATFEVLGAELGYKIQMVSPEDEDKELLEGFGLDLEAELEAENEEDLEIRPPVVTVMGHVDHGKTRLLDAIRQTNVVAGEAGGITQHIGAYQVWTEHDGIERAITFIDTPGHEAFTAMRARGAQVTDIAILVVAADDGIMPQTVEALNHAQAAEVPIVVAVNKVDKPDANPAKVRQQLTEYGLVAEEYGGDVMFVDVSARQNTGIQELLDAVLLTADAGLDLTANPNKDARGVAIEAKLDKGRGSVATVLIQSGTLRVGDAIVAGTAYGRVRAMIDENGDAVEEAYPSRPVQVQGLNSVPRAGDTFIVTEEDRTARQIAEKREAAERNAQLAKARKRISLEDFTRALEEGKVESLNLIIKGDVSGAVEALEESLLKIEVDESVQLRIIHRGVGAITESDINLATIDNAIVIGFNVRPDTKARERAAREGVDVRFYSVIYNAIDDVEQSLKGLLKPEFEEVQSGVAEIREVFRSSKFGNIAGVIVRSGTITRNAKARVIRDGVVIADGLAIESLRRFKDDVTEVRTDFEAGIGLGKYNDIQIGDEIETTEMVEKPRG; encoded by the coding sequence GTGGCAAACGCCAAACCACGCGTACACGAGATCGCTTCGGAACTCGGCGTCGACAGCAAGGTCGCTCTGGCCAAGCTGAAGGAGCTCGGAGAGTTCGTCAAGAGCCCCTCGTCGACCATCGAGCCCCCCGTGGCTCGCAAGCTCCGCGCCGCCCTCGAGGCGGACGGGGCTGCAGCGCCTGCTGCCGCCGAGCAGAAGCCGGCGCATTCGGCGCGCCCGGCCGGTCGTCCCGGCCCCGTGCGCCCCGCCGCCCCCGCGGCACCGTCCACGTCGGGCCCGCGTCCGTCGGCGCCCGCTCCGGCTCCGGCGCCCGCCCCGGCTGCGCCTGCGAAGCCGGCCGCCGCTGCGGCACCGGCCGCTCCGGCGCCCGCCGCCGCCGCGCCTGCTCCCGCCGCCGCTGCTGCGCCGCCTCCGGCCCCCGCCGCCCCCAAGGCGCCGGAGGCGCCGGCCGCCTCGACGCCCGCTCCGGCCGCGCCCGGTGCCCCCAAGCCCGGTGGCGCACCCAAGCCCGGCGGCGCGACGCCGCAGCCGCCGCGCCCCGGCGGCGCTCCGCGTCCGGGCAACAACCCCTTCGCGTCGTCGCAGGGCATGGGCCAGCGTCCCGCCGGCCCGCGTCCGGGCAACAACCCCTTCGCTTCCGCGCAGGGCATGGGCCAGCGGCCCACACCCGGCAACATCCCGCGTCCGCAGGCTCCTCGCCCCGGCTCGCCGCGTCCCGGCGCTCCGCGTCCGGGCGGTGCGGGTCGTCCCGGCGGCGGCGGTCGTCCCGGCGCGCCCTTCCAGCAGCGTCCCGGCGGCCCCGGTCGTCCCGGCGGTGCCGGCGGCGGCTTCCAGCGCCCCGGCGGCGCGCCCGGCGCGGGTGCGCCCGGCGGCTTCGCGGGCCGTCCCGCAGGTGGTGGCGGCCGCGGCCGTGGCCCCGGCGGCGGCACCGCGGGCGCCTTCGGCAAGGGCGGCGGCAAGTCGAAGCAGCGCAAGTCGCGTCGCGCGAAGCGGCAGGAATTCGAGATGCGGTCGGCGCCGGTCGTCGGCGGCGTCAACGTCCAGAAGGGCAACGGCGAGATCATCCGCCTGCGCCGCGGCGCGTCGATCGCCGACTTCGCCGACAAGCTCGAGGCCCTGCGCGGCTACACCGTGCAGCCCGGCACGCTCGTGACGATCCTCTTCAACCTGGGCGAGATGGCCACGGCCACCGAGTCGCTCGACGAGGCGACGTTCGAGGTGCTCGGCGCCGAGCTCGGCTACAAGATCCAGATGGTCTCGCCCGAGGACGAGGACAAGGAGCTCCTCGAGGGCTTCGGTCTCGACCTCGAGGCCGAGCTGGAGGCGGAGAACGAGGAAGACCTCGAGATCCGGCCTCCGGTCGTGACCGTGATGGGCCACGTCGACCACGGTAAGACGCGACTGCTCGACGCCATCCGCCAGACCAACGTCGTGGCGGGCGAGGCCGGCGGCATCACGCAGCACATCGGTGCGTACCAGGTCTGGACCGAGCACGACGGCATCGAGCGTGCGATCACCTTCATCGACACCCCGGGTCACGAGGCGTTCACCGCCATGCGTGCTCGTGGTGCGCAGGTGACGGATATCGCGATCCTCGTGGTCGCCGCCGACGACGGCATCATGCCGCAGACGGTGGAGGCCCTGAACCACGCCCAGGCGGCCGAAGTGCCGATCGTGGTCGCGGTCAACAAGGTCGACAAGCCCGACGCCAACCCGGCCAAGGTGCGCCAGCAGCTCACCGAGTACGGCCTGGTCGCCGAGGAGTACGGCGGCGACGTCATGTTCGTCGACGTCTCGGCGCGCCAGAACACCGGCATCCAGGAGCTCCTCGACGCGGTCCTGCTGACCGCCGACGCGGGTCTCGACCTCACGGCGAACCCGAACAAGGACGCCCGCGGTGTCGCGATCGAAGCCAAGCTCGACAAGGGTCGCGGCTCGGTCGCCACGGTGCTCATCCAGTCCGGAACGCTCCGCGTCGGCGACGCGATCGTGGCAGGCACGGCCTACGGTCGCGTCCGCGCGATGATCGACGAGAACGGCGATGCGGTCGAGGAGGCCTACCCCTCGCGTCCGGTCCAGGTGCAGGGGCTCAACTCGGTCCCGCGCGCCGGCGACACGTTCATCGTGACCGAGGAGGACCGCACGGCCCGCCAGATCGCCGAGAAGCGCGAGGCCGCCGAGCGCAACGCCCAGCTGGCCAAGGCCCGCAAGCGCATCTCGCTCGAGGACTTCACCCGCGCTCTCGAAGAGGGCAAGGTCGAGTCGCTCAACCTCATCATCAAGGGCGACGTGTCGGGTGCCGTCGAGGCGCTCGAGGAGTCGCTCCTCAAGATCGAGGTCGACGAGTCGGTGCAGCTGCGCATCATCCACCGCGGCGTCGGCGCCATCACGGAGTCCGACATCAACCTCGCGACGATCGACAACGCGATCGTCATCGGCTTCAACGTCCGTCCCGACACGAAGGCGCGCGAGCGCGCCGCCCGTGAGGGTGTGGATGTCCGGTTCTACTCGGTCATCTACAACGCGATCGACGACGTCGAGCAGTCGCTCAAGGGCCTGCTCAAGCCGGAGTTCGAAGAGGTCCAGTCGGGTGTGGCCGAGATCCGCGAGGTGTTCCGCTCCTCGAAGTTCGGCAACATCGCGGGTGTCATCGTCCGTTCGGGCACCATCACCCGCAACGCGAAGGCGCGCGTCATCCGCGACGGCGTCGTCATCGCGGACGGCCTGGCCATCGAGTCGCTGCGTCGGTTCAAGGACGACGTCACCGAGGTCCGCACGGACTTCGAAGCGGGTATCGGCCTCGGCAAGTACAACGACATCCAGATCGGCGACGAGATCGAGACCACCGAGATGGTGGAGAAGCCTCGCGGCTGA
- the rbfA gene encoding 30S ribosome-binding factor RbfA produces the protein MASERQARLGDRIRVILAERLEKGLRDPRLGFVTITDVRVTGDLQHASVFYTVLGSEEERAGSAEALKSATGMLRSEVGKHLNVRLTPSLEFILDAIPENAGHIEDLLREARERDAAVAGIAASANYAGEADPYVKPRELDDEE, from the coding sequence ATGGCCAGTGAACGTCAGGCACGCCTCGGGGACCGCATCCGCGTGATCCTCGCGGAGCGTCTCGAGAAGGGTCTCCGCGACCCGCGCCTCGGGTTCGTCACGATCACCGACGTGCGTGTCACGGGCGACCTGCAGCACGCGTCGGTCTTCTACACCGTGCTGGGCTCCGAGGAGGAGCGCGCGGGATCCGCCGAGGCCCTGAAGTCGGCGACCGGGATGCTGCGCTCCGAGGTGGGCAAGCACCTCAACGTCCGCCTCACGCCCTCGCTCGAGTTCATCCTCGACGCGATCCCCGAGAACGCGGGACACATCGAAGACCTCCTCCGTGAGGCACGCGAACGGGATGCCGCGGTCGCCGGCATCGCCGCGTCGGCGAACTACGCCGGCGAGGCCGACCCGTACGTCAAGCCCCGCGAGCTCGACGACGAGGAGTGA
- a CDS encoding A/G-specific adenine glycosylase, with protein sequence MPDLATPLIGWYRQNARDLPWRRPGFDAWGVLVSEFMLQQTPVSRVIPRLEAWLERWPTPAALAAASPADAVRQWDNLGYPRRAVWLHRAAVEIRDRHGGIVPSDVDDLLALTGVGDYTARAVSVFAYGMRHPVVDTNTRRVLARAVEGRSQPGSPARRDLEAMDAILPRDDAEAAVVNAAAMELGATVCTARSPRCDACPLARLCAWRAAGCPDTGDGRRKQARYEGSDRQARGAVLKALRDAVAHAVPIDDVAADWPDPRQRDRAIDSLIADGLAEAADGMLRLPV encoded by the coding sequence ATGCCCGATCTCGCGACTCCGCTCATCGGGTGGTATCGGCAGAACGCCCGGGATCTGCCCTGGCGCCGGCCGGGGTTCGACGCGTGGGGCGTGCTCGTGAGCGAGTTCATGCTGCAGCAGACGCCGGTGAGCCGCGTGATCCCCCGGCTCGAGGCGTGGCTGGAGCGCTGGCCGACGCCCGCGGCTCTCGCCGCTGCCTCCCCCGCCGACGCCGTGCGGCAGTGGGACAACCTCGGCTACCCGCGACGGGCCGTGTGGCTGCACCGCGCGGCCGTCGAGATCCGCGACCGGCACGGAGGCATCGTGCCGAGCGACGTCGACGATCTCCTCGCCCTCACGGGCGTCGGCGACTACACCGCACGCGCCGTGTCGGTGTTCGCGTACGGGATGCGGCATCCCGTCGTCGACACGAACACCCGGCGCGTGCTCGCGCGCGCCGTCGAGGGGCGGTCGCAGCCCGGGTCACCCGCCCGCCGCGACCTCGAGGCCATGGACGCGATCCTCCCCCGAGACGACGCCGAGGCTGCCGTCGTCAACGCCGCCGCAATGGAGCTCGGCGCGACGGTCTGCACGGCCCGCTCGCCCCGCTGCGACGCTTGCCCCCTCGCCCGCCTCTGCGCCTGGCGCGCGGCGGGGTGCCCCGATACGGGTGACGGGCGCCGCAAGCAGGCGCGCTACGAGGGCAGCGATCGCCAGGCGCGCGGGGCGGTTCTGAAAGCGCTTCGGGATGCCGTCGCCCACGCCGTGCCGATCGACGACGTCGCCGCGGACTGGCCGGACCCCCGGCAGCGCGACCGGGCGATCGACTCGCTCATCGCCGACGGACTCGCGGAGGCGGCGGACGGGATGCTGCGGCTGCCCGTCTGA
- a CDS encoding uridine kinase has product MRLPTTPVTTVWRELRDEVRQHYRAGRVIVAVDGRDGAGKTVFADGLAAAFAEDGSAVYRASIDDFHRPRAERYARGRTSPEGFYRDSYDYATFRRVLIDPFRAGRQTTATGFQLSAFDVRRDAPVETAWVTAPRDAVLIVDGIFLNRPELRGIWDWSVWLDVPVDVAFERMAQRDGTDPDFLAPSNARYRDGVDLYLRDDDPRAAASAIVDNTDVQHPHRTFRDFC; this is encoded by the coding sequence ATGCGCCTTCCCACCACGCCCGTCACGACAGTGTGGCGCGAGCTGCGCGACGAAGTGCGCCAGCATTATCGGGCGGGCCGGGTCATCGTCGCGGTTGACGGCCGCGACGGCGCGGGCAAGACGGTGTTCGCGGACGGCCTTGCGGCGGCCTTCGCGGAGGACGGCTCGGCCGTCTACCGTGCGAGCATCGACGACTTCCACCGCCCCCGCGCCGAACGGTACGCCCGGGGCCGTACCTCGCCGGAGGGCTTCTACCGGGACTCGTACGACTACGCCACGTTCCGCCGCGTGCTGATCGACCCCTTCCGCGCGGGGCGGCAGACGACGGCGACGGGCTTCCAGCTCTCCGCCTTCGACGTCCGGCGCGATGCGCCGGTCGAGACCGCGTGGGTGACGGCTCCGCGCGACGCTGTGCTGATCGTCGACGGCATCTTCCTCAACCGTCCCGAGCTGCGCGGCATCTGGGACTGGTCCGTCTGGCTGGACGTGCCCGTCGACGTGGCCTTCGAGCGGATGGCCCAGCGCGACGGCACCGACCCCGACTTCCTCGCTCCCTCGAACGCCCGGTATCGCGACGGCGTCGACCTCTACCTCCGCGACGACGATCCGCGAGCCGCGGCGTCGGCGATCGTCGACAACACCGACGTCCAGCATCCGCATCGCACGTTCCGGGACTTCTGCTGA
- the truB gene encoding tRNA pseudouridine(55) synthase TruB, with protein sequence MPADRPAAGVVLVDKPGGMTSHDVVARARRAFGTRKIGHAGTLDPMATGLLVLGVEGATRLLTFVVGLDKTYDATIRLGVATDTDDADGEVTKSRDASSLASADILAAIEPLRGHISQVPTRVSAIKVDGRRAYDLARQGIEVELKARDVTVSRFDVLAERRPSTGSGTDAWIDLDVVVDCSSGTYIRALARDLGAALGVGGHLTALRRTRIGPFDVVDAAPLDALAEAPALSPADVGAAVLGRLDVDDDEARDLRHGKRLAGAASRIDGPRAAAVAPDGSLVGIVERRGADLKSAMNMPEEQSR encoded by the coding sequence ATGCCCGCAGATCGCCCGGCCGCCGGAGTCGTCCTCGTCGACAAGCCCGGGGGCATGACCAGCCACGACGTCGTCGCCCGCGCCCGCCGCGCCTTCGGCACGCGCAAGATCGGGCATGCCGGCACGCTCGACCCCATGGCGACGGGGCTCCTCGTGCTCGGCGTCGAGGGTGCGACGCGTCTGCTCACCTTCGTCGTGGGGCTCGACAAGACCTACGACGCGACGATCCGCCTCGGTGTCGCGACCGACACCGACGACGCCGACGGTGAGGTGACGAAGTCGAGGGATGCCTCGTCCCTCGCCTCCGCCGACATCCTCGCGGCGATCGAGCCGCTCAGGGGCCACATCTCACAGGTGCCCACCCGCGTGTCGGCGATCAAGGTCGACGGAAGGCGCGCGTACGACCTCGCGCGCCAGGGGATCGAGGTCGAGCTGAAGGCCCGCGACGTGACCGTGAGCCGATTCGACGTGCTCGCTGAGCGACGCCCTTCGACGGGCTCAGGGACGGATGCCTGGATCGACCTCGACGTCGTCGTCGACTGCTCGAGCGGCACGTACATCCGCGCCCTCGCCCGCGATCTGGGCGCCGCTCTCGGCGTCGGCGGGCACCTGACGGCGCTCCGGCGCACCCGCATCGGGCCCTTCGACGTCGTCGACGCGGCCCCGCTCGACGCACTCGCCGAGGCCCCGGCGCTGAGCCCCGCGGATGTCGGCGCGGCCGTCCTCGGCCGTCTCGACGTCGACGACGACGAGGCCCGCGACCTCCGCCACGGCAAGCGGCTCGCCGGTGCGGCATCCCGGATCGACGGCCCGCGCGCCGCCGCGGTCGCGCCCGACGGATCGCTCGTCGGCATCGTCGAGCGGCGCGGCGCCGACCTCAAGAGCGCCATGAACATGCCCGAGGAGCAGTCCCGATGA